A genomic region of Leptotrichia massiliensis contains the following coding sequences:
- a CDS encoding putative hemolysin, whose protein sequence is MKNLKVIVTTLMIGISVIGMSASFSFRKNKNKNKTNTSKPAPTVGMANPASVYCEKQGGKSIIVKGSKGEYGVCQLKDGTTIEEWEYYRQNNTPQSFEAEIITGSPNPASKFCVDKGGSSVTIKDRKGKQKNVCKFKNGTQIDEWDYYRQNN, encoded by the coding sequence ATGAAAAATTTAAAAGTAATTGTAACTACTCTTATGATTGGTATATCTGTTATAGGAATGAGTGCAAGTTTTAGTTTCAGAAAAAATAAAAATAAAAATAAAACTAATACTTCAAAACCTGCACCAACTGTAGGAATGGCAAACCCTGCTTCCGTTTATTGTGAAAAACAAGGTGGAAAATCTATTATTGTAAAAGGTAGCAAAGGTGAATATGGAGTTTGTCAATTAAAAGATGGAACAACTATTGAAGAATGGGAATATTACAGACAAAATAATACTCCACAAAGCTTTGAAGCTGAAATAATAACAGGATCACCAAATCCTGCTTCAAAATTTTGTGTAGATAAAGGCGGAAGTTCTGTTACTATTAAAGACAGAAAAGGTAAACAAAAAAATGTGTGTAAATTTAAAAATGGTACACAAATTGACGAATGGGATTATTACAGACAAAATAACTAA